One window of Paenibacillus sp. FSL K6-3182 genomic DNA carries:
- the gmd gene encoding GDP-mannose 4,6-dehydratase, giving the protein MKIAFVTGITGQDGAYLAELLLDKGYIVHGLQRRSSLPNTGRIDHLLNDSSINEQRFFLHYGDLTDSLNIVRIIEQVKPDEIYNLAAMSHVHVSFDTPEYTANADGIGTLRILEAVRLLGLTQKTKIYQASTSELYGLVQQIPQHEKTPFYPRSPYAVAKLYAYWITVNYREAYGMFASNGILFNHESPLRGETFVSRKITKAVARIAHGLQDKVYLGNLNAQRDWGHARDYVEAMWLILQQSEPEDFVIATGYTTEVREFVRLAFAEIGVEIAFKGEKEDEVAYVKACHNPAYSLPVGKEVVAVDAKYYRPTEVELLLGSPEKAKKQLGWKPKYDVQALVKEMVMQDMNALKGARG; this is encoded by the coding sequence TTGAAGATTGCTTTTGTAACAGGGATTACGGGACAAGACGGCGCATATCTAGCTGAATTGCTGTTAGATAAGGGATATATTGTACACGGATTGCAGAGAAGAAGCTCTCTGCCGAATACCGGAAGAATCGACCATTTGTTGAATGATTCCAGCATTAATGAACAAAGATTTTTTCTTCATTATGGAGACCTAACGGATTCTTTAAACATAGTGCGAATTATTGAACAGGTGAAACCGGATGAAATTTACAACTTGGCAGCGATGAGCCATGTTCATGTCAGCTTTGATACGCCAGAGTATACAGCCAACGCAGATGGCATCGGAACGCTGCGCATACTGGAAGCTGTACGACTGCTCGGGCTTACGCAAAAAACAAAAATTTATCAAGCCTCCACATCTGAGCTTTACGGGCTTGTCCAACAAATTCCGCAGCACGAGAAAACACCGTTTTATCCCCGCAGTCCTTATGCAGTTGCCAAGTTGTATGCCTATTGGATCACAGTAAACTACCGCGAGGCCTACGGCATGTTCGCGTCCAATGGTATTCTCTTTAATCATGAAAGTCCTTTGCGAGGAGAAACATTCGTTTCACGCAAAATAACGAAAGCTGTAGCCCGTATAGCGCATGGACTGCAAGACAAGGTTTACTTAGGAAATTTAAATGCGCAGCGAGACTGGGGACACGCAAGAGATTACGTCGAGGCGATGTGGCTGATTCTTCAGCAGAGCGAGCCGGAAGACTTTGTCATAGCAACAGGATACACGACAGAGGTTAGAGAGTTTGTTCGCCTTGCTTTTGCCGAGATCGGTGTGGAAATAGCATTTAAAGGTGAAAAGGAAGACGAAGTGGCCTATGTAAAGGCATGCCATAATCCAGCCTATTCGCTTCCGGTCGGCAAGGAGGTTGTTGCCGTGGATGCCAAATATTATCGGCCTACCGAGGTTGAGCTGCTGCTCGGAAGTCCTGAGAAGGCAAAGAAACAATTAGGGTGGAAACCTAAATATGATGTTCAAGCGCTTGTTAAAGAAATGGTTATGCAGGATATGAATGCACTAAAAGGAGCGCGAGGCTAA
- a CDS encoding sugar phosphate nucleotidyltransferase — MKIILLSGGSGKRLWPLSNGSRTKQFLKVLKGENGERESMVQRVWRQLQEAGLEASSYIATCSSQVDLIRSQIGNQVPIIVEPERRDTFPAIALVSAYLNSIVKASKDEIVCVLPVDPYVNADFFEKIKELEQVLRGTDAEVALIGSRPTYPSEKYGYMIPSPMNLASQTYNSIVITSFVEKPPVLIAKDLIENGALWNCGVFAFKLDYLLSLLRDRNYPTSYQQLSRQYAALPKNSFDYEVLEKAKQLRAIAYENEWKDLGTWNTLTEEMDTNVIGQGLISDDSYNTHVLNELDILVTVLGLSNIVVAASPNGILVSDKSASPRIKEMMQPIDQRLMYEELRWGWYRLLDVFKLEDNRETLVKKIVVHTGEHYVPDPLSSRRVIWTVQAGKGIAIVDGKPLNVAPGDCLEMESTTSYSIAALTELTLVEVQIETTSGVDV, encoded by the coding sequence ATGAAAATAATTTTGCTCTCGGGAGGCTCCGGTAAACGATTATGGCCGCTCTCGAACGGCTCGCGAACGAAGCAATTTTTAAAGGTGCTCAAAGGGGAGAACGGCGAACGAGAATCGATGGTTCAACGGGTGTGGAGACAGCTGCAAGAGGCTGGCCTTGAGGCTTCATCCTATATCGCCACATGCTCCTCTCAGGTGGATTTGATTAGAAGCCAGATTGGCAACCAAGTTCCGATCATCGTGGAACCGGAGAGAAGAGATACCTTTCCGGCTATTGCTTTGGTTTCCGCTTATTTGAATTCAATCGTGAAGGCATCTAAGGACGAGATCGTATGCGTGCTGCCTGTAGACCCCTATGTAAATGCTGATTTTTTCGAAAAGATCAAGGAATTAGAGCAGGTTTTGAGAGGAACGGATGCGGAGGTTGCCTTAATTGGATCACGTCCGACTTATCCTTCTGAGAAATATGGCTATATGATTCCGTCTCCTATGAATCTCGCATCACAAACTTATAATAGCATCGTGATTACAAGTTTTGTCGAGAAGCCGCCAGTGCTGATTGCCAAGGATCTAATAGAAAATGGCGCACTATGGAATTGCGGCGTGTTTGCCTTCAAACTTGATTATTTGCTCTCGCTTCTACGCGATCGGAATTACCCAACCTCCTATCAACAATTATCCCGCCAATATGCTGCGCTGCCGAAAAACAGCTTTGATTATGAAGTGTTGGAAAAAGCGAAGCAGCTCAGAGCCATCGCCTATGAAAATGAGTGGAAGGACCTCGGCACTTGGAACACGCTGACGGAGGAAATGGATACGAATGTGATCGGGCAGGGTCTTATAAGCGACGATTCGTACAATACGCATGTGCTTAATGAATTGGATATTTTGGTGACGGTGCTTGGTTTATCGAATATCGTTGTTGCAGCAAGTCCGAATGGCATCCTCGTATCCGATAAATCTGCGAGTCCCCGCATTAAGGAAATGATGCAGCCTATCGATCAGCGATTGATGTACGAGGAGCTTCGCTGGGGCTGGTATCGCCTTTTGGACGTGTTTAAGCTGGAAGACAACCGAGAGACGCTTGTGAAAAAAATTGTAGTTCATACAGGAGAGCATTATGTTCCGGATCCATTGTCCTCTCGAAGGGTTATATGGACTGTTCAAGCCGGCAAAGGCATAGCGATTGTGGATGGTAAACCGCTAAACGTGGCTCCCGGGGATTGCTTGGAAATGGAGTCGACAACAAGCTACAGCATAGCCGCTTTAACGGAGCTTACTTTAGTGGAAGTACAAATAGAGACGACCAGCGGAGTGGACGTATGA